One part of the Nematostella vectensis chromosome 8, jaNemVect1.1, whole genome shotgun sequence genome encodes these proteins:
- the LOC116617180 gene encoding uncharacterized protein LOC116617180 has translation MKGQDTDQGYRQVGRHAFIFPRENGKGESSTTTIIASPVPADKEHDLPKEFTNYMRALFGILDEHNTGYVKLADIQSYLDVKEGQGGLPAGILESLYKVTPRNGLLDFESLCNGFKLAIRSRRSKPISPTTRKSHSMTNLNEYKDWTSDSSEDSFRIRDGSERSDLVDKWRRWRGESLTDVRDAPSGMSSPGMGQRRNSTTKVYFVGNEEQERVSSTSGSEKDFEGLKGGSSDVSEKFDKDSRLKQIAEEHDILRSGMEVIERARKWYFKRITAVQEEKLHLEQPDCKLSLEQMQYEMLLHKTRRAELKLDARTFANYKSNILHLNEYLSKVLESPLKKHGQIDFAAQVESTKQEITALKQQLEEKEQQIAQLEKEKTALIKDLFIAKSEPVKPVKPAKPVKAVSSLKVSLR, from the exons ATGAAAGGACAAGACACCGACCAAGGATATCGCCAAGTAGGCCGACATGCGTTTATTTTCCCACGTGAGAATGGCAAAGGAGAATCGTCCACTACGACAATCATTGCATCGCCAGTTCCAGCTGACAAAGAACACGATTTGCCAAAGGAGTTTACGAATTACATGCGCGCGCTATTTGGAATTTTGGACGAGCACAACACAGGATATGTGAAGTTAGCCGACATCCAGTCTTACTTGGATGTTAAAGAGGGTCAAGGCGGCTTACCAGCGGGTATTTTAGAGAGTTTATATAAAGTTACGCCGAGAAATGGACTCCTGGATTTTGAGAGTCTGTGTAATGGTTTTAAGCTTGCAATCCGTTCGCGACGCTCCAAGCCGATATCGCCGACGACTCGAAAATCTCATTCTATGACTAATCTAAATGAATATAAAGACTGGACTTCAGATTCTAGCGAGGACTCTTTTAGGATCAGAGATGGGAGTGAACGCTCTGACCTTGTTGATAAGTGGAGAAGATGGCGTGGTGAATCGTTGACGGACGTTCGAGACGCACCGTCCGGAA TGTCTTCTCCAGGGATGGGCCAGAGACGAAACTCAACCACAAAAGTGTATTTTGTTGGCAATGAAGAACAGGAGAGAGTGTCATCAACATCTGGAAGTGAGAAAGACTTCGAGGGTTTGAAGGGTGGAAGTAGTGATGTCAGTGAAAAATTTGACAAG GACAGTAGGCTCAAGCAAATTGCAGAGGAACATGACATATTGAGGAGTGGAATGGAAGTGATTGAGAGAGCTAGGAAATGGTACTTCAAGAGAATCACAGCTGTACAGGAAGAGAAGCTGCATTTGGAACAGCCAGACTGCAAACTCTCCCTAGAACAG ATGCAGTATGAGATGCTTTTGCACAAGACTCGAAGGGCTGAGTTGAAACTTGATGCAAGAACATTTGCTAACTACAAGTCCAACATCTTACATCTGAACGAATATCTCTCTAAAGTACTGGAGAGTCCCCTCAAGAAACAT GGGCAAATTGATTTCGCGGCACAAGTGGAGAGTACCAAGCAAGAAATCACAGCTCTCAAACAA CAACTCGAAGAGAAAGAACAGCAAATTGCACAGCTTGAAAAAGAGAAGACAGCACTTATCAAAGACTTGTTCATTGCTAAAAGCGAACCAGTAAAACCGGTTAAACCAGCTAAACCAGTCAAGGCAGTTAGTAGTTTAAAAGTTTCACTTCGCTGA
- the LOC5510514 gene encoding general transcription factor IIH subunit 4 has product MAAVDSDKWGCSFFRHLQRKDLYEYLSGLPVGILDRLFCHPATCLTVFRELPELAKHFVMRTLFADQPVPESIVSTWVKSAYYKYNIGSLNTLKQLRIWREVPSGVHKRYEMNATFRTNMKAALCGGGKSWMGSTQHLGPDKHTREPDFLDKYAIERWESVLHFMTGSTEMADNAGGVSQDVVKVLVLSGLMKCESPGSNPIISPAGFQFLLLDRPSQVWYFMLQCLETVEARGMDLVECLSLLFQLSFSSPGKDYPTDGLTDSQMKFLQQLREIGLVFQRKRKSRRYYPTKLSVNLTAAGKGINTTDSQIEAGFIIIETNYRVYAYTESCLQVSLIGLFCEILCRFPNLCVASLTRESCQQALASGISAEQILNFLQTRAHPEMLKRTPIIPSTISDQVRLWEMERSRMKFTEGVLYNQFLSQADFEMLRKYAEDLGVLIWANSTKRVVVVSRSGHDDVKRFWKRQRQGP; this is encoded by the exons atggcggccgtggATAGTGATAAATGGGGTTGCTCCTTCTTTCGCCATTTGCAGCGAAAGGATCTTTATGAGTATTTATCTGGGCTTCCAGTTGGGATTCTAGACAGATTATTTTGTCACCCAGCAACTTGCCTTACCGTATTCAG AGAGCTTCCTGAACTTGCAAAACACTTTGTGATGAGAACGTTGTTTGCTGATCAGCCGGTACCTGAAAGCATAGTTAGTACATGGGTGAAGAGTGCATATTACAA GTATAACATAGGTTCCCTGAATACGCTGAAGCAGTTGAGAATCTGGCGTGAGGTACCTAGTGGAGTGCATAAGCGATATGAGATGAACGCAACCTTCAGGACAAATATGAAGGCTGCATTATGTGGAGG GGGAAAGTCATGGATGGGCTCAACCCAGCACCTTGGTCCAGATAAACACACAAGAGAGccagatttcttggataaatATGCTATCGAGAGATGGGAG AGTGTTCTTCATTTCATGACGGGCTCCACAGAGATGGCAGACAATGCAGGAGGTGTCAGCCAAGATGTTGTGAAAGTTCTTGTTTTGAGTGGACTCATGAAATG TGAGTCCCCTGGCTCAAATCCTATTATCAGTCCTGCTGGCTTCCAGTTCCTTCTCTTGGACAGACcctcacaagtctggtacttcATGCTTCAATGTCTAGAAACAGTGGAG gCCAGAGGCATGGACCTTGTAGAGTGTCTGTCTTTGCTTTTTCAGCTCAGCTTCTCATCTCCTGGAAAG GACTATCCTACTGATGGGCTCACTGATAGCCAGATGAAGTTTCTTCAACAATTAAGAGAAATAGGCTTAGTATTCCAAAGAAAG AGAAAGTCAAGGAGATATTATCCCACAAAATTATCTGTTAATTTAACAGCAGCAGGGAAAG GAATTAATACTACAGATTCACAAATAGAAGCtgggtttattattattgagaCAAACTACAGAGTATATGCATACACAG AGTCTTGCCTTCAAGTGTCCCTCATCGGATTGTTCTGTGAGATACTCTGTAG ATTCCCAAACTTATGTGTGGCAAGTTTAACACGAGAAAGCTGTCAGCAG GCTCTAGCAAGTGGAATTTCTGCAGAACAG ATTCTGAATTTTCTGCAAACGCGAGCTCACCCCGAGATGTTAAAAAGA ACCCCAATTATACCATCGACCATCAGTGATCAAGTCCGCCTGTGGGAAATGGAACGCAGCAGAATGAAGTTCACCGAAG GTGTGTTATACAACCAGTTTCTTTCACAAGCGGACTTTGAAATGCTCCGCAAATATGCcgag GACCTCGGCGTACTCATCTGGGCGAACTCGACCAAAAGAGTCGTGGTCGTCAGTCGCTCAGGACACGACGACGTCAAGCGATTCTGGAAGAGACAGCGGCAAGGCCCATGA